Proteins encoded in a region of the Bdellovibrionales bacterium genome:
- a CDS encoding zinc-ribbon domain-containing protein: MIIVCKSCHASFLVPSSLFRGGAHLVRCGKCGQVWREFQSAKAAAQHAAPPFSPPAPPSSMAKEPVLSADAAIVETSETKRLSFTDVKAMASRFLKTALFVLGGLLVLSTFLFLSGHQYIAKTWPLTQTAYHAIGLSSSPAQNERLVLQNISSERRYEDGAMQLIVQGEIKNVSKKPQGLPDLNVDAMGPDERIIQSWRIKPSPATLEVDSVLPFTSAILSPEGTVVEVNLSFVETPHDQP, translated from the coding sequence ATGATCATCGTTTGCAAAAGCTGCCACGCCTCGTTTTTGGTTCCCTCCTCCCTGTTTCGTGGCGGCGCACACCTTGTTCGCTGTGGAAAATGCGGACAGGTTTGGCGGGAGTTCCAATCCGCTAAGGCAGCGGCCCAACACGCTGCCCCCCCCTTCTCGCCCCCTGCTCCGCCATCCTCTATGGCCAAGGAACCCGTTTTAAGCGCGGACGCCGCCATTGTTGAGACATCCGAAACAAAAAGACTGAGCTTTACGGATGTTAAAGCCATGGCTTCTCGTTTTCTTAAAACGGCCCTTTTCGTTCTCGGCGGCCTTCTTGTCCTGTCGACTTTTCTCTTCCTTTCTGGCCATCAGTATATTGCCAAAACATGGCCCCTTACCCAAACAGCCTATCATGCCATCGGCCTTTCCTCTTCCCCTGCCCAAAACGAACGCCTTGTTTTGCAGAACATCAGCTCAGAAAGACGTTACGAAGACGGCGCTATGCAATTGATTGTCCAAGGGGAAATAAAAAATGTTTCCAAAAAACCACAGGGCCTTCCCGATTTGAACGTGGATGCCATGGGCCCTGATGAAAGGATCATCCAAAGCTGGCGTATTAAGCCATCACCCGCTACATTAGAGGTAGACTCAGTTCTTCCTTTTACCTCAGCGATTCTCTCGCCTGAGGGAACGGTCGTCGAAGTTAATCTTAGCTTTGTTGAAACGCCTCATGACCAACCCTGA
- a CDS encoding response regulator, producing the protein MTNPEPTAPAALSILVAEDNPAVREFVVRALQTTGAALKAVPDGQAALDALAAEKFDVLITDIVMPNVDGIALALKAVRQYPDLRIIMISGYAQERMRAHNLDALVHRIIAKPFSLEEICEAVQNVMPLSA; encoded by the coding sequence ATGACCAACCCTGAACCCACAGCGCCCGCCGCCCTTTCGATCCTCGTCGCCGAGGATAATCCGGCTGTGCGCGAGTTTGTCGTGCGCGCGCTGCAAACCACTGGCGCAGCGCTTAAAGCCGTACCGGATGGGCAGGCCGCCTTGGATGCTTTGGCCGCCGAGAAGTTCGACGTCCTAATTACCGATATTGTCATGCCCAACGTGGACGGTATTGCCCTCGCCCTTAAGGCCGTGCGGCAGTATCCGGATTTACGCATCATCATGATTTCCGGCTACGCGCAGGAACGCATGCGGGCGCACAATCTGGACGCCCTTGTCCACCGCATTATTGCCAAGCCTTTTTCTCTTGAAGAAATATGCGAGGCCGTGCAAAACGTCATGCCTCTTTCCGCTTAG
- the galU gene encoding UTP--glucose-1-phosphate uridylyltransferase GalU, whose protein sequence is MKQRIRKAVFPVAGLGTRFLPATKAMPKEMLTLVDRPLIQHAVDEARAAGIEQFIFVTSRGKGALEDHFDSNNDLKRTLEARDKQRELALLQTTEIPSGDLLFARQREPLGLGHAVWCARHLVGREPFAVMLPDDVVLAKTPCLKQMIETYDEIGGNIVAVVDVPREHTNRYGILDVEGDDGKLAKIKGLVEKPSPELAPSTLSIIGRYILQPEIFDELESRRIGTGGEIQLTDSMARLIGRQPFHGMRYEGTRYDCGDKIGFLEANVAFSLADPDINGKVHEALAKYFA, encoded by the coding sequence ATGAAGCAACGTATTCGCAAAGCCGTTTTTCCTGTCGCGGGCCTCGGCACGCGCTTTCTTCCCGCCACCAAGGCGATGCCCAAGGAAATGCTGACGCTCGTGGATCGCCCGCTGATCCAACACGCCGTAGACGAAGCCCGCGCCGCAGGGATTGAGCAATTCATCTTTGTGACCTCACGCGGCAAGGGTGCGCTGGAGGACCATTTCGACAGCAACAACGACCTAAAGCGCACGCTAGAGGCCCGCGACAAGCAACGCGAGTTGGCTCTTTTGCAAACAACCGAGATTCCCTCTGGCGACCTTCTCTTTGCGCGGCAACGCGAACCGTTGGGTCTTGGCCATGCTGTTTGGTGCGCGCGTCATCTGGTCGGGCGCGAGCCTTTTGCGGTTATGTTGCCCGATGATGTCGTACTGGCCAAAACGCCTTGCCTGAAGCAAATGATCGAAACCTATGACGAGATCGGCGGCAACATCGTGGCCGTCGTGGACGTGCCCCGCGAGCACACCAACCGCTATGGCATTCTGGATGTCGAAGGCGATGATGGCAAACTGGCGAAGATCAAAGGCCTTGTCGAGAAACCCTCGCCAGAGCTTGCGCCCTCGACCCTCTCGATCATTGGCCGCTATATCCTGCAGCCTGAAATTTTTGACGAGTTGGAATCGCGGCGCATCGGCACAGGCGGCGAAATCCAGCTGACCGACAGCATGGCCCGTTTGATCGGACGGCAGCCCTTCCACGGCATGCGGTATGAGGGCACGCGCTATGACTGTGGCGACAAGATCGGCTTTCTCGAGGCCAATGTCGCCTTTTCCCTAGCCGATCCCGACATCAACGGCAAAGTCCATGAGGCGTTGGCTAAATACTTTGCCTGA